A stretch of Gemmatimonas aurantiaca T-27 DNA encodes these proteins:
- a CDS encoding heterodisulfide reductase-related iron-sulfur binding cluster, translating to MTLSNLVFAVILAGGFWMFAQQAQRLVRWLKLAKPEDRTDHPDIRTKNFLLIGLAQTKILRDPFGGLMHALVFWGFCVLGLGTLEIWIQGLYTPFTWGVILPRMLYVPYVFSQEIFAVFVLMPVGYLLYRRLVLKPRRFTVDAVHSGEAVLILGVIATLMITLLLVFVGEAKQPGADLAGRAITSMLLPLFSGMSPETAHIMARVSWWIHAVLILWFLNHLPKSKHLHVLSSLINVWLSNTSGPGRIGAMKPMDLEAEDAEQFGAADIEHLSWKNLLDGYSCTECGRCTAACPANTTGKLLSPRMIVVKTRARLTEKASTLDAIAAGGGTATEEQQAVLDKNLLDDWITEEELWACTSCRACVQECPVSIDQLEIINELRRDLMLMESRFPEELQPALTSLERNGSPWAFSASDREKWAEGMDIPTMGEMAAAGEKPDILFWVGCMGSFDDRAKKITVAFARILQAADVKFAILGQEETCHGDPARRMGNEYLYQMLAKGVIETLDGYQVKTIVTFCPHCFHQMGKEFPDLGGHYEVIHHTEYIERLLGEGRVPLETEHGQRLKVAYHDSCYLGRYNEIYDAPRNTLKKALPIVELVEPKRTKSRGLCCGAGGGRMWMEENDGKRVNVERSEELLETGADQIAVACPFCMTMINDGVAGAGKEVPVFDISEIVASKLAAPAGSA from the coding sequence ATGACCCTGTCCAACCTCGTGTTCGCGGTGATCCTCGCCGGCGGCTTCTGGATGTTCGCCCAGCAGGCGCAACGGCTCGTGCGATGGCTGAAGCTCGCCAAGCCCGAAGACCGTACCGATCACCCCGACATCCGTACGAAAAATTTCCTGCTGATCGGCCTCGCACAGACGAAGATCCTGCGCGACCCGTTCGGTGGCCTCATGCACGCCCTGGTGTTCTGGGGCTTCTGCGTTCTCGGTCTCGGCACGCTCGAGATCTGGATTCAGGGGCTCTACACGCCGTTCACCTGGGGCGTGATCCTGCCGCGCATGCTGTACGTGCCGTACGTGTTCTCGCAGGAGATCTTTGCGGTCTTCGTGCTGATGCCCGTCGGATACCTGCTGTATCGCCGGTTGGTGCTCAAGCCGCGCCGTTTCACGGTCGACGCCGTACACAGTGGCGAAGCGGTGCTCATCCTGGGCGTGATCGCCACGCTCATGATCACGCTGCTGCTCGTGTTTGTTGGCGAAGCCAAGCAGCCCGGCGCCGACCTCGCGGGGCGCGCCATCACGTCCATGTTGCTGCCACTGTTCAGTGGCATGTCGCCGGAAACGGCGCACATCATGGCGCGGGTGAGCTGGTGGATTCACGCGGTGCTCATCCTGTGGTTCCTCAACCACCTGCCGAAGTCGAAGCACCTCCACGTGCTGTCGTCGCTGATCAACGTCTGGCTCTCGAACACGAGCGGCCCGGGGCGGATCGGCGCCATGAAGCCGATGGATCTCGAGGCCGAAGACGCCGAGCAGTTTGGCGCCGCCGATATCGAGCACCTGTCGTGGAAGAATCTGCTCGACGGCTATTCCTGCACCGAGTGTGGGCGCTGCACCGCAGCGTGCCCGGCCAACACCACCGGCAAGCTGCTCTCGCCGCGCATGATCGTGGTGAAGACGCGCGCACGCCTGACCGAAAAGGCGAGCACGCTCGACGCCATCGCAGCGGGCGGCGGCACGGCCACCGAAGAACAGCAGGCGGTGCTGGACAAGAACCTGCTCGACGACTGGATCACGGAAGAAGAGCTGTGGGCCTGCACGAGCTGCCGCGCCTGCGTGCAGGAGTGCCCGGTGAGCATCGATCAGCTCGAGATCATCAACGAGCTGCGCCGCGATCTGATGCTCATGGAGTCGCGCTTCCCCGAGGAGCTGCAGCCCGCGCTCACGAGCCTCGAGCGCAACGGCAGCCCGTGGGCATTCAGCGCATCCGACCGCGAAAAGTGGGCGGAAGGCATGGACATCCCCACGATGGGCGAGATGGCGGCCGCCGGTGAGAAGCCCGATATCCTGTTCTGGGTGGGCTGCATGGGCTCCTTCGACGACCGTGCGAAGAAGATCACCGTGGCGTTCGCGCGCATCCTGCAGGCCGCTGATGTGAAGTTCGCCATCCTCGGTCAGGAAGAGACGTGTCACGGTGACCCCGCGCGTCGTATGGGCAACGAGTACCTGTATCAGATGCTCGCCAAGGGCGTGATCGAGACGCTCGACGGCTATCAGGTCAAGACGATCGTCACGTTCTGCCCGCACTGCTTCCACCAGATGGGCAAGGAATTCCCCGATCTGGGTGGACACTACGAAGTCATTCACCACACCGAGTACATCGAGCGCCTGCTGGGCGAAGGCCGCGTGCCGCTCGAAACGGAGCACGGTCAGCGCCTCAAGGTGGCCTATCATGATTCGTGCTACCTCGGTCGCTACAACGAGATCTACGATGCGCCGCGCAACACACTGAAGAAGGCGCTGCCGATCGTGGAGCTGGTGGAGCCCAAGCGCACCAAGAGCCGTGGCCTCTGCTGTGGCGCCGGTGGTGGCCGCATGTGGATGGAAGAGAACGACGGCAAGCGCGTCAACGTGGAGCGCAGCGAAGAACTTCTGGAGACGGGGGCCGATCAGATTGCCGTGGCGTGCCCGTTCTGCATGACGATGATCAACGACGGTGTGGCGGGTGCCGGCAAGGAAGTGCCGGTGTTCGATATCTCGGAGATCGTGGCGTCGAAGCTCGCGGCGCCGGCGGGATCCGCCTGA
- a CDS encoding electron transfer flavoprotein subunit alpha/FixB family protein: MANVLVFAEVRSGDLRKVALEAVTAARQIADLSGGGNVHAVLAGAAGIGAKADVLAQHGADSVLVLEHAGFAQYNPEALAATLAQRLGAGSYGFAVFSATAQGRDLSPRVAAKLGAGLAPDLTGFTVEGGQVFGQHFNMNGKTIATLALTGSPAILSVRPAAVQPVANAKPLATEAITSAADPSASRVKVVELKQGNTGKIDLNDAPVVVAGGRGLKAAENFKLCEDLADAFGNAAVGATRAVTDEGWRPHSDQIGQTGRNVSPNLYIAVGISGAIQHLAGMRTAKTIVAINKDKDAPIFKIADYGIVGDVFEVMPALTAAVKAAKAQG; encoded by the coding sequence ATGGCCAACGTTCTCGTTTTTGCAGAAGTCCGCAGCGGCGACCTGCGCAAGGTTGCCCTCGAAGCCGTCACGGCGGCCCGCCAGATCGCTGATCTGTCGGGTGGTGGCAATGTGCACGCGGTGCTCGCCGGTGCGGCCGGTATCGGCGCCAAGGCCGACGTGCTGGCCCAGCATGGTGCCGACAGTGTGCTCGTGCTCGAGCATGCCGGTTTTGCGCAGTACAACCCGGAAGCGCTGGCCGCGACGCTGGCCCAGCGCCTCGGTGCCGGCAGCTACGGCTTTGCGGTGTTCAGCGCCACGGCGCAGGGGCGCGATCTGTCCCCCCGCGTGGCGGCCAAGCTCGGTGCGGGCCTCGCGCCCGACCTCACCGGTTTCACCGTCGAAGGCGGCCAGGTGTTCGGTCAGCACTTCAACATGAACGGCAAGACGATCGCCACGCTGGCGTTGACCGGTTCGCCGGCCATCCTGTCGGTGCGCCCGGCGGCTGTCCAGCCGGTCGCCAATGCCAAGCCGCTGGCCACCGAAGCCATCACCTCGGCGGCCGATCCGTCGGCGTCGCGCGTGAAGGTGGTCGAGCTCAAGCAGGGCAACACGGGCAAGATCGATCTCAACGACGCGCCGGTGGTGGTGGCCGGTGGTCGTGGTCTCAAGGCGGCCGAGAACTTCAAGCTGTGTGAAGATCTTGCCGACGCGTTTGGCAACGCCGCCGTGGGCGCCACGCGCGCGGTGACCGATGAAGGCTGGCGTCCGCACTCGGATCAGATCGGTCAGACGGGCCGCAACGTGAGTCCCAACCTGTACATCGCCGTGGGTATCTCGGGCGCCATCCAGCACCTTGCCGGTATGCGCACCGCGAAGACCATCGTCGCGATCAACAAGGACAAGGACGCGCCCATCTTCAAGATTGCCGACTACGGCATCGTGGGTGACGTGTTCGAAGTGATGCCGGCGCTCACGGCTGCGGTCAAAGCCGCCAAGGCGCAGGGCTGA
- a CDS encoding electron transfer flavoprotein subunit beta/FixA family protein, with protein sequence MKIAVCIKRVPVMETKFAIAADGTRVDDAGLKYDVNDFDLWAIEAGLQLKEKNNNVGEVVAISLGPDTAQEQIRKALAMGADRGILLQAASTPADGLAVARALAAELKDGGYDLVLFGRIAVDSMNQMTGPMVAELLDLPCVTNVFRLEISGKTGRAERALEGASEVVEFPLPALLTIDDGLNKERLPSLKGIMAAKKKTLDVKPAQLGEARVSVKKMVLPPERAAGRILGDSAAAVPELVNLLQTEAKVL encoded by the coding sequence GTGAAGATCGCCGTGTGCATCAAGCGCGTACCCGTGATGGAAACGAAGTTTGCCATCGCGGCAGACGGGACCCGGGTGGACGACGCCGGCCTCAAATACGACGTCAACGACTTCGACCTGTGGGCCATCGAAGCCGGCCTGCAGCTCAAGGAAAAGAACAACAACGTGGGTGAGGTCGTCGCGATCTCGCTCGGACCGGATACGGCGCAGGAACAGATCCGCAAGGCGCTGGCGATGGGGGCCGACCGCGGCATCCTGTTGCAGGCGGCCTCCACACCAGCCGACGGGCTGGCGGTGGCACGCGCGCTGGCCGCTGAGCTCAAGGATGGCGGCTATGACCTCGTGCTGTTCGGCCGCATCGCGGTCGACTCCATGAATCAGATGACGGGCCCGATGGTCGCCGAACTGCTCGACCTGCCGTGTGTCACGAACGTCTTCCGCCTGGAGATCAGCGGCAAGACGGGTCGCGCGGAGCGGGCGCTCGAAGGCGCCAGCGAAGTGGTCGAATTCCCGCTGCCGGCTCTGCTGACCATCGACGACGGCTTGAACAAGGAACGCCTGCCGTCGCTCAAGGGCATCATGGCCGCCAAGAAGAAGACGCTCGATGTGAAGCCGGCGCAGTTGGGTGAAGCCCGCGTGTCGGTGAAGAAGATGGTGCTCCCGCCCGAGCGTGCCGCCGGCCGCATCCTGGGTGACAGCGCGGCCGCGGTGCCGGAGCTGGTGAATCTCCTTCAGACTGAAGCGAAGGTGCTCTGA
- a CDS encoding choice-of-anchor A family protein, with translation MSLMRAVFSPSLGRSAAGATRFATNGPRTNTVASRVYRAATRGAALLGLVLAPAGALEAQGLTGYNVFTFHDFLMQNTEVNGTLAVGGNATLSSFAVAPNVGGPRPEGVLVVGGTATLSNGQVNHGHSYFAQAPTGGATVLGSQTVGALPVDFASEYARLSALSAQYSALDTNATAKVSGNGVWFGGTNLQANVFTVDASDLIGKGHYNFYAPDDTSSIIINVKGFAGTTLFQWAGFNLCTVKTNDTQFSGCSQATTDNPGGLASRVLWNFDGVTGDAVSIFGSMTGAVLAPNVDFTLRWGQHNGDFVAANIDSQTEFYRNAFQGYVPENPQPGIVTPEPASVALVGFGALTLGLVHRRRRNRATA, from the coding sequence ATGTCGTTGATGCGTGCTGTGTTTTCTCCTTCTCTCGGTCGCTCTGCAGCCGGCGCGACACGCTTCGCCACGAACGGGCCGCGTACCAACACCGTGGCCAGCCGGGTGTATCGGGCGGCCACACGGGGGGCGGCGCTGCTTGGCCTGGTGCTGGCGCCGGCCGGCGCGCTCGAAGCACAGGGGCTGACGGGGTACAACGTCTTCACGTTCCACGACTTCCTGATGCAGAACACGGAAGTGAATGGCACCCTCGCGGTGGGTGGTAACGCCACCCTCTCGAGCTTCGCTGTGGCGCCCAATGTGGGCGGCCCGCGGCCTGAAGGTGTGCTGGTCGTGGGTGGCACCGCGACGCTGAGCAACGGCCAGGTCAATCATGGGCACAGCTACTTCGCGCAGGCGCCGACGGGTGGCGCGACGGTGCTCGGCTCTCAGACGGTTGGAGCTCTCCCCGTCGATTTTGCGTCGGAGTACGCGCGATTGTCGGCCTTGTCGGCCCAGTATTCGGCTCTCGACACCAACGCCACCGCCAAGGTGTCTGGCAACGGCGTGTGGTTCGGCGGTACCAACCTGCAGGCCAATGTCTTCACCGTCGATGCGTCCGATCTGATCGGCAAGGGTCACTACAACTTCTACGCGCCGGACGACACGTCGTCGATCATCATCAACGTGAAGGGGTTTGCCGGGACGACTCTCTTTCAGTGGGCCGGTTTCAATCTGTGCACGGTGAAGACGAACGACACGCAGTTCAGCGGATGCTCACAAGCCACGACGGACAATCCCGGCGGTCTGGCGTCCCGTGTGCTCTGGAACTTCGATGGGGTGACCGGCGATGCGGTGTCGATCTTTGGCAGCATGACCGGAGCGGTGCTCGCCCCGAATGTCGACTTCACCCTGCGTTGGGGTCAGCACAACGGCGATTTCGTGGCAGCGAACATCGACTCACAAACCGAATTCTACCGCAACGCGTTCCAGGGCTATGTGCCCGAGAACCCGCAGCCGGGCATCGTCACACCGGAACCGGCATCGGTCGCTCTGGTGGGTTTCGGAGCGCTGACACTCGGCCTCGTACACCGTCGTCGTCGGAATCGCGCAACGGCCTGA
- a CDS encoding RagB/SusD family nutrient uptake outer membrane protein produces the protein MTTMTMKVVTAVLAVSVTAACSGFDRLLSVQTPSRLAEESYLVPANAALISSSAVADYECALGGYAVASGMAAGELFDATQTAARWSYDRRNILAVDATYATATCEGIGVFTPINTARYTNDQAVTKLEEWSDAQVPNRQRMIALNSAIAGFSLVLLGEGFCSGTINVGATLTPTQLFDSAEVRFTKAITAATTANDAAILNLAYAGRARARINKANKPGAAEDAARVPVAFVYNATSDATVGRRNNRMFQQNNQSFSVTIATAYRTLNDPRVSLTNQNRLASDQVNQLWTQNKFTSLTASYPIASGIESQLILAEARGGAEGIAILNALRARTGVALPALTAQETANFNEAVAEERRRELFLQGNRWFDVRRFNPTLVPTTGTAYAKGGVYGDQRCWPLPDAEVLANPNARG, from the coding sequence ATGACTACCATGACGATGAAGGTCGTGACGGCGGTGCTGGCCGTATCCGTCACCGCCGCCTGCAGCGGATTCGATCGCCTGCTGAGCGTGCAAACACCCAGCCGCCTGGCCGAGGAATCGTATCTCGTGCCGGCCAATGCGGCGCTGATTTCCTCCAGCGCTGTGGCGGACTATGAGTGCGCACTGGGTGGCTACGCCGTGGCGAGTGGCATGGCGGCCGGCGAGTTGTTCGACGCCACCCAGACCGCCGCCCGCTGGAGCTATGACCGCCGGAACATCCTCGCCGTGGATGCCACGTACGCGACGGCAACGTGCGAAGGCATCGGCGTCTTCACGCCCATCAACACGGCGCGGTATACCAACGACCAGGCTGTCACCAAACTGGAAGAGTGGTCCGATGCCCAGGTGCCCAATCGGCAACGGATGATCGCACTCAATTCAGCGATCGCGGGCTTCAGTCTCGTGTTGTTGGGTGAAGGATTCTGCAGTGGTACGATCAACGTGGGGGCCACGCTCACGCCAACGCAGCTCTTCGACTCGGCAGAAGTGCGGTTCACCAAGGCGATCACCGCGGCCACGACGGCCAACGATGCCGCCATCCTCAATCTCGCCTATGCGGGACGCGCGCGCGCACGTATCAACAAGGCCAACAAGCCCGGCGCGGCCGAGGATGCGGCACGAGTGCCGGTGGCATTTGTGTACAACGCCACGTCGGATGCCACGGTCGGACGGCGCAACAACCGCATGTTCCAGCAGAACAATCAATCGTTCTCGGTGACCATCGCGACGGCCTATCGCACACTGAACGACCCGCGCGTGTCGTTGACCAATCAAAACCGGCTTGCGTCGGATCAGGTGAATCAGTTGTGGACGCAGAACAAGTTCACGAGTCTCACGGCGAGCTATCCCATCGCTTCGGGGATCGAGAGCCAACTGATCCTCGCTGAGGCGCGCGGCGGGGCAGAGGGCATTGCCATTCTCAACGCGTTACGTGCTCGCACGGGCGTGGCGCTGCCGGCGTTGACGGCCCAGGAGACGGCCAACTTCAACGAGGCCGTGGCCGAAGAACGTCGACGCGAGCTGTTCCTGCAGGGCAACCGGTGGTTCGATGTGCGTCGCTTCAATCCGACGCTCGTACCGACCACCGGTACCGCCTACGCCAAGGGCGGTGTGTATGGCGATCAGCGCTGCTGGCCGCTTCCCGACGCTGAAGTCCTGGCCAATCCGAACGCCCGGGGCTGA
- a CDS encoding SusC/RagA family TonB-linked outer membrane protein, with product MIAACMWILAPDPEPLRAQASGVIAGVVVNDRSGAPVSDAQIAVEGRNVGATSDAAGRFRIVGVTGSGNVELTIRRIGFQSRTLSVAIGATDVRVALTERAMELTSVVTTGTAGIAEKRAIGNAVTTVNAAEVVATQPVNSFQELLNGRASGVSITASSGQVGTGSRIRVRGASSLSLSNDPLIYVDGVRVDNTQASGPANQAFGSASISRWNDFSPDDIESIEVIKGPAAATLYGTEASNGVIQIITKKGAAGRPVWNLIARGGTSWVPNWLTRFEDNYGTVPRAGSTTALDTVTISTRQLNDSLNARFGNDIFTRGELQDVQLSLSGGSPTVRYYAGGGYEENRGAERVNRLRRTNLRVNLQANPSPSIDLQSSLGYTTGRTYLPYEAGGGGATWATYYASPSFLYGGVGVNTRAINNPQLGFRSGPPNIYYEAYDIFQDADRFTGSFQFANRPTSWLNHRLILGIDRLAENNEERTPRNDILGATYASFASSGPPTSGSIAASMRDVTVTSYDYVANANFSLTSAFKSVTSAGGQIYMRQSRFRGISGSTFPAAGLTSIASASIRNVGTDELFQNNTVGAFVQQQVVWNDRLFLTGAIRTDDNSAFGTNFDAVTYPKLSASWVVSDEPSLKIPSMFNMLRLRSAYGASGLQPGAFDAIRTYTAAGGFLTPSSAGNPDLGPERSTEFEAGLDAGMWNDRVALELTYFKGNTKDAILSRQAPPSNGFPGFQLFNAGQVDRTGLEWILRTTPIRGDRLALDLTLSGSTNSYNIASLGAGTDFVSLTSNTGHRVGYAPGAWWDRRVVSAGYDPVTKRATNLMCDDNKGGTVACASAPRVFLGNSVPTSEGSLTAGLTIFGNLRINSFLDWRGGYKKLDGNYRVRCGAFVLCRELYYPDEVEDKALLGAVQAGTAYTHHLIYDASFMRLRELSATYTLPARFASTVRASRATVTLAGRNLALWTNFPGIEPEASFNGGTRGGAFGQWEQNVLPQLRQFVATVNFNF from the coding sequence ATGATCGCAGCCTGCATGTGGATTCTTGCGCCGGATCCGGAGCCACTACGAGCACAAGCCAGTGGAGTGATTGCCGGAGTCGTGGTGAATGATCGCAGTGGTGCACCCGTCAGTGATGCACAAATTGCCGTGGAAGGCCGCAATGTCGGCGCCACATCGGATGCCGCCGGACGTTTCCGGATTGTTGGCGTCACAGGCAGTGGCAACGTGGAGTTGACCATCCGTCGGATCGGTTTTCAGTCACGCACATTGAGTGTTGCCATCGGTGCCACGGATGTCCGTGTCGCGCTGACCGAGCGCGCGATGGAGCTGACGTCGGTGGTCACCACCGGCACGGCTGGCATCGCGGAGAAACGCGCCATTGGCAACGCGGTGACTACTGTGAACGCGGCGGAGGTGGTGGCCACACAGCCGGTGAATTCCTTCCAGGAGTTGCTCAACGGACGTGCGTCGGGCGTGAGCATCACCGCCAGTTCCGGTCAGGTGGGCACCGGATCACGCATTCGGGTGCGTGGTGCCTCGTCGCTCTCGCTGTCGAATGATCCGCTGATCTACGTGGACGGCGTGCGTGTCGACAACACACAGGCATCGGGGCCCGCCAATCAGGCCTTTGGTTCTGCGTCTATCTCGCGTTGGAATGACTTCAGTCCCGATGACATCGAAAGCATCGAAGTCATCAAGGGCCCCGCAGCGGCGACGCTCTATGGCACCGAGGCGTCGAACGGCGTCATCCAGATCATCACCAAGAAGGGCGCTGCAGGACGGCCGGTCTGGAATCTCATCGCGCGTGGTGGCACGAGTTGGGTGCCGAACTGGCTGACCCGGTTTGAAGACAACTACGGTACGGTGCCGCGCGCCGGCAGTACCACGGCGCTGGATACGGTGACCATTTCCACCCGCCAGCTCAACGACTCGCTCAACGCGCGCTTCGGCAACGACATCTTCACGAGAGGTGAATTGCAGGACGTGCAGCTCTCGTTGTCCGGCGGTTCACCCACCGTGCGCTACTACGCGGGTGGTGGCTATGAGGAGAACCGTGGCGCGGAGCGGGTGAATCGTCTGCGTCGCACCAACCTGCGTGTCAATCTGCAGGCCAACCCTTCGCCGTCGATCGACCTGCAGTCGAGTCTGGGCTACACCACGGGCCGCACGTATCTCCCGTACGAAGCTGGTGGCGGTGGTGCGACGTGGGCCACCTACTATGCGTCGCCGAGCTTTTTGTATGGTGGCGTGGGCGTGAACACCCGCGCGATCAACAATCCACAGCTCGGATTCCGTTCGGGCCCGCCGAACATCTACTACGAAGCCTACGACATCTTCCAGGACGCGGACCGTTTCACGGGCAGCTTCCAGTTTGCGAACCGCCCCACGTCGTGGCTCAATCATCGGCTCATCCTCGGTATCGACCGACTCGCCGAGAACAACGAAGAGCGGACACCGCGCAACGACATTCTGGGCGCGACGTATGCGTCGTTCGCCAGCAGTGGCCCGCCAACATCGGGTTCGATTGCGGCCTCCATGCGCGACGTGACGGTGACGTCGTACGACTACGTGGCCAATGCGAACTTCTCGCTCACGTCCGCGTTCAAGTCGGTGACGTCGGCCGGTGGGCAGATCTACATGCGGCAGTCGCGATTCCGTGGCATCAGCGGTTCCACATTCCCCGCCGCCGGTCTCACGTCGATCGCATCGGCGTCCATCCGCAATGTGGGTACGGATGAACTGTTCCAGAACAACACCGTGGGTGCGTTCGTGCAGCAACAGGTGGTGTGGAACGATCGCTTGTTTCTCACCGGTGCCATCCGCACCGACGACAACTCGGCGTTCGGTACCAATTTTGATGCCGTCACCTACCCGAAGCTCAGTGCATCGTGGGTCGTGAGCGATGAACCGTCGCTGAAGATTCCGTCGATGTTCAACATGTTGCGACTGCGTTCGGCGTACGGGGCCAGCGGTTTGCAGCCCGGCGCCTTCGACGCCATTCGCACCTACACCGCGGCGGGTGGTTTCCTCACGCCATCATCGGCTGGTAACCCCGACCTTGGCCCGGAGCGCAGCACGGAGTTCGAGGCCGGTCTCGATGCAGGTATGTGGAACGACCGCGTGGCCCTCGAGCTCACCTACTTCAAGGGCAACACAAAAGACGCCATTCTGTCGCGGCAGGCACCACCGTCCAATGGGTTCCCCGGGTTCCAGCTTTTCAACGCGGGCCAGGTGGATCGCACGGGCCTCGAGTGGATCCTGCGGACCACGCCCATTCGTGGTGATCGGCTCGCGCTCGATCTGACCCTGAGCGGCTCCACGAACAGCTACAACATCGCGTCGCTGGGGGCCGGAACGGACTTCGTGTCGCTGACCAGCAACACCGGGCATCGTGTGGGATATGCACCGGGCGCCTGGTGGGATCGGCGTGTGGTGAGTGCGGGATATGATCCCGTTACCAAGCGCGCCACGAACCTGATGTGTGATGATAACAAGGGCGGCACGGTGGCCTGCGCCAGTGCGCCGCGTGTATTCCTGGGCAACTCTGTGCCGACATCGGAAGGATCCCTCACGGCGGGGCTCACGATTTTCGGTAACCTACGCATCAACAGCTTTCTCGATTGGCGCGGCGGGTACAAGAAGCTCGATGGTAACTACCGCGTACGCTGCGGAGCCTTCGTGTTGTGCCGTGAGCTGTACTACCCCGATGAGGTGGAAGACAAGGCGTTGCTCGGGGCCGTACAGGCGGGCACGGCATACACGCATCATCTCATTTACGATGCGAGCTTCATGCGACTCCGTGAGCTGTCGGCCACTTACACGCTGCCGGCGCGGTTCGCCAGCACCGTGCGCGCCAGTCGAGCCACGGTGACCCTTGCCGGCCGCAACCTGGCGCTGTGGACGAACTTCCCGGGCATTGAACCCGAAGCCTCGTTCAACGGCGGCACCCGCGGCGGAGCCTTTGGGCAATGGGAGCAGAACGTGCTGCCGCAGCTTCGTCAGTTCGTGGCCACCGTCAACTTCAACTTCTGA
- a CDS encoding acyl-CoA dehydrogenase family protein: MASDPLLARAVPALPSVDLKAHAADLFNIDAALTEEERAIRDTIRQFVDEKLIPVMGDCYVEGRFPDELIPELAELGVLGANLPEEYGCAGLSSVAYGLIMQELERGDSGIRSFASVQGALVMYPIFAFGSEEQKRHYLPKLAKAEYIGCFGLTEPDFGSNPSGMITRARQQADGSWILNGAKMWITNGSKAHVAVVWAKTGDSTDDSSIRGFIVPTDTPGFQARDQKGKLSLRASDTSELVLSDVHLPADAILPHSNGLKSPLMCLTQARYGISWGVLGAAMACLEEAVSYSKSRVMFDKPIGGFQIQQVRLADMFTELVKGQLVSLHLGRLKDAGNFTPVQVSLAKRNNCDIATNIARETRRLLGANGILAEYSAMRHMANLESVYTYEGTHDVHSLILGQALTGLSAFK; encoded by the coding sequence ATGGCCTCCGATCCCCTCCTCGCGCGAGCCGTGCCGGCGCTGCCGTCCGTTGACCTCAAAGCCCACGCGGCTGACCTGTTCAACATCGACGCGGCCCTCACCGAAGAAGAACGCGCCATCCGCGATACCATCCGCCAGTTCGTCGACGAAAAGCTCATCCCCGTCATGGGTGACTGCTACGTCGAGGGGCGTTTCCCCGATGAACTGATTCCGGAGCTGGCCGAACTCGGCGTGCTCGGCGCCAATCTCCCCGAGGAGTACGGTTGCGCCGGCCTGTCGAGTGTCGCCTACGGTCTCATCATGCAGGAACTCGAACGCGGTGATTCGGGCATCCGCTCGTTTGCCTCGGTCCAGGGCGCCCTCGTGATGTATCCGATCTTTGCGTTCGGTTCGGAAGAGCAGAAGCGTCACTATCTGCCGAAGTTGGCCAAGGCTGAATACATCGGCTGCTTCGGACTCACCGAGCCGGATTTTGGATCGAATCCGTCGGGCATGATCACGCGCGCACGTCAGCAGGCCGATGGCAGTTGGATCCTGAATGGCGCGAAGATGTGGATCACCAACGGCTCGAAGGCGCATGTGGCCGTGGTGTGGGCCAAGACCGGCGACAGCACCGACGACAGCTCCATCCGCGGCTTCATCGTGCCCACCGACACGCCGGGCTTCCAGGCCCGCGATCAGAAGGGCAAGCTCTCCCTGCGTGCCAGCGATACGTCGGAGCTGGTCCTCTCCGATGTGCACCTGCCAGCCGATGCAATCCTGCCGCACTCGAACGGTCTCAAGAGCCCGCTCATGTGTCTCACGCAGGCGCGCTACGGCATCTCGTGGGGCGTGCTGGGCGCCGCCATGGCCTGCCTCGAGGAAGCCGTGTCGTATTCGAAGAGCCGCGTGATGTTCGACAAGCCCATTGGTGGTTTTCAGATTCAGCAGGTGCGTCTGGCCGACATGTTCACCGAATTGGTGAAGGGGCAGTTGGTATCGCTGCACCTCGGGCGCCTCAAGGACGCTGGCAACTTCACGCCAGTGCAGGTCTCACTCGCCAAGCGCAACAACTGCGATATCGCCACCAACATCGCACGCGAAACACGTCGTCTGCTTGGCGCGAATGGCATTCTCGCGGAATACTCCGCGATGCGTCACATGGCCAATCTCGAGAGTGTGTACACGTACGAAGGCACCCACGATGTGCATTCGCTGATCCTCGGTCAGGCGCTGACGGGGTTGAGCGCATTCAAGTGA